Proteins from a genomic interval of Streptomyces sp. Tu6071:
- a CDS encoding rhodanese-like domain-containing protein: MQTTPALGAFAEPATAAAHFRALLAHAADVSDVAAVLARDGDPGFVLVDTRSEDAWNQGRIPSARHLPTAVLATGAHGLDPGVPVVVHCWGPGCNGAQRAALVLAEQGFRVKELMGGFEYWAREGLPYETGTAPAVTRRDPADRLTAPLATDDCGC, from the coding sequence ATGCAGACCACCCCAGCACTCGGCGCCTTCGCCGAACCCGCCACGGCCGCCGCCCACTTCCGCGCCCTCCTCGCGCACGCCGCCGACGTCTCCGACGTGGCCGCCGTGCTGGCCCGCGACGGCGACCCCGGCTTCGTCCTCGTCGACACCCGCTCCGAGGACGCCTGGAACCAGGGCCGCATCCCGAGCGCCCGCCACCTGCCCACCGCCGTCCTCGCGACCGGCGCGCACGGCCTCGACCCCGGGGTGCCCGTCGTCGTCCACTGCTGGGGGCCGGGCTGCAACGGCGCCCAGCGAGCGGCCCTCGTCCTGGCCGAACAGGGCTTCCGGGTCAAGGAATTGATGGGCGGCTTCGAGTACTGGGCGCGCGAGGGACTCCCGTACGAGACCGGGACCGCGCCCGCCGTGACGCGCCGCGACCCGGCGGACCGCCTCACGGCCCCGCTCGCGACGGACGACTGCGGCTGCTGA